One Labrus mixtus chromosome 12, fLabMix1.1, whole genome shotgun sequence DNA segment encodes these proteins:
- the aldh8a1 gene encoding 2-aminomuconic semialdehyde dehydrogenase, whose protein sequence is MFAAPEQRSHLALENFIGGKFVPCRSHIDSYDPSTGEIYCKVPDSGKEEVEAAVAAAKEAFPGWAARSPEQRAQILNKLADLIDANLEELAQAESRDQGKTITFARTVDIPRAAHNFRFFASSVLHHTNDCSQMDHMGCLNYTIRCPVGVAGLISPWNLPLYLLTWKVAPAIAAGNTVVAKPSEMTSVTAWMMCKLLEQAGVPPGVVNIVFGTGLKAGDALVGHPEVPLVSFTGSTATAQHITTRSAPYCKKLSLELGGKNPAIIFADANLDQCIETTVRSSFSNQGEICLCTSRIYVERSIYSEFLEKFVAASKKWKTGSPSDPSNNNGALISKEHLQKVRSFVALAKSEGGVIHCGEGIDQMDLPKRNANGYFMPATVISGVSDSSRVMQEEIFGPVTCLSPFDTEDEAVAKGNGVRYGLAATIWSQDVGKVHRVAKRLQAGLVWTNCWLVRDLNLPFGGMKNSGVGREGGKDSYHFFTEVKSVTIKH, encoded by the exons ATGTTTGCAGCCCCGGAGCAGAGGTCCCATCTGGCTCTGGAGAACTTCATCGGAGGAAAGTTCGTCCCATGTCGGAGTCACATCGACTCGTACGACCCGTCTACAGGGGAGATTTACTGCAAGGTGCCTGACAGTGGCAAGGAGGAG GTGGAGGCAGCAGTGGCAGCAGCAAAGGAAGCGTTCCCCGGCTGGGCTGCCCGCAGCCCTGAGCAACGAGCTCAGATCCTCAACAAGCTGGCAGACCTGATAGATGCAAACCTAGAGGAGCTTGCACAAGCTGAGTCCAGAGACCAAG GGAAAACAATCACATTCGCAAGGACTGTGGACATTCCCCGAGCAGCACACAACTTCCGCTTCTTTGCGTCCTCTGTGCTTCATCACACCAACGACTGCAGTCAGATGGACCACATGGGCTGCCTGAACTACACCATCCGCTGCCCTGTGGGAGTAG CTGGTCTTATAAGCCCGTGGAATCTCCCCCTGTACCTGCTGACCTGGAAGGTTGCACCTGCAATCGCTGCTGGCAACACAGTGGTGGCAAAACCCAGCGAGATGACCTCCGTGACCGCCTGGATGATGTGCAAACTGTTGGAGCAGGCTG gagtTCCTCCAGGAGttgtaaacattgtttttggGACTGGCCTGAAAGCAGGTGATGCTCTCGTCGGCCATCCTGAAGTCCCCCTGGTTTCCTTCACTGGCTCCACAGCCACAGCCCAGCACATTACAACACGGAGCGCCCCCTACTGTAAGAAGCTCTCACTGGAGCTGGGGGGGAAAAACCCTGCCATCATTTTCGCTGACGCAAACCTGGACCAATGCATCGAGACTACAGTTCGCTCCAGCTTCTCCAACCAG GGGGAAATCTGCTTGTGCACCAGTAGGATTTATGTAGAGAGAAGTATTTACTCTGAGTTTCTGGAAAAGTTTGTTGCTGCATCGAAGAAGTGGAAGACAGGTTCGCCCTCTGACCCCAGCAACAACAACGGAGCACTCATCAGCAAAGAGCACCTGCAGAAG GTTCGAAGCTTTGTCGCACTCGCCAAATCTGAAGGCGGCGTCATCCACTGCGGTGAGGGAATCGACCAAATGGATCTCCCTAAACGCAATGCCAATGGCTACTTCATGCCGGCCACCGTCATCTCAGGCGTGAGTGACAGCTCCAGAGTCATGCAGGAAGAGATCTTTGGCCCCGTCACCTGCCTCAGCCCGTTCGACACAGAGGATGAGGCCGTTGCTAAGGGCAATGGCGTGCGCTACGGCCTGGCTGCGACTATCTGGTCCCAGGACGTGGGGAAGGTTCACAGGGTGGCCAAGCGGTTACAGGCAGGTCTGGTTTGGACCAACTGCTGGCTGGTGAGAGATCTGAACCTGCCCTTTGGAGGCATGAAGAACTCAGgtgtggggagggagggagggaaggattCGTACCACTTCTTCACAGAGGTGAAGAGCGTCACCATCAAGCACTGA